Within the Nitrospira sp. genome, the region TGATACGCACGCTCACGTAATCGCAGCCAGTTCGCCGGCGAAATACGAAAGCGCCCAGATTCCAGGAGATGGATAACCTGCTCTAATTGACCGTCATCCAATCGGTCGATTGGTTTCAAGGCAGTCAAACCTCGCTCCAACGGCAACCGATTGGTCCGAGACAGCCGAGCAGGAGCCAACGCAATCCGAAGATCGCGCAGGTTGGAATGATTCTGCGTGGAGTAATGCGTATGGATTGACGTAGTCATAAGACACATCCTTTCTTGGACACCTCAACTGGGTGCCAGTTATGAAATAGGTGAATAGAAATGAACTACCGAGAAGTACACCGACTGCGAGAGCAGTCAGGATGGAGACACAGGAAGATGGGCCAGAAACACAACGCTACTCCCCCTCATAATTCGCCAATGTGCGAGTCATGAGGAGCGAATAGAAGCGATGTTCATCACCAAGCCCGACAGCGCAGAGATCATGGAAGCGTAGCCAATGGCAGTATTGCTCTTCCTTGGACAACGCGGCCCATTCAGCTTCGAGTATCAGCGTATCGTTATCCTCGTCATAACGTTCAGACGCGACACGACTCGCTTCAATTCGCGCGCAGAACAGTAACGCCTCGCCACTGATTGGACCAAGCTTACAAGCCAATGAGACGACTGCATCAGCATAATCGTGCTCCAACTGTTCCGACGACACATTCGAGTCGATCGGAAGTTGTGCCTCAAGCTCATCCAATAATGTACGCACAGACACCTGTCGATCACCATCGGAACAGATCACCGACTCGGCCAGACCATATAGTTCCAGCCCTAGTCGTTCTCCATTTAGAGACACACGACGGATTTCCTCAAGACATGGCACATGTCCTCGGTGTAACCGATCACATGGATGTCTTGAATCCAACAGGGCCATGATAAACGTCGACTGTGATCGTAATTGCGCCTCAAATGTGGTGTTCATAACATTCCTTTCGATAGACGACCGGACAGCATTCCCACCAAAAGCGGGTGCGAGATCCGATCTGACCAGTTAATTCATGGTTGAGTAAGCGGATTTGCGCATCGACGTCCAATTCACGGAACTTCATCTGCGCCAATCGCTCACGATGGGTGAGATAGACAGGCCGGACTCCATCATCATCCGATTCATAGACGACGTAGAGCACCTGCAGATCGACCGGCACAGCAATCAGCGACGCAATGGGGATCTCCACTACTCGCCAACACCGTGCACCATTCATCTCCTGCAGAATCATCTGATCACTGAGATAATGGTCAGCGACAGTTCGATCAGGACAGATCGCTTGAATCAATCCATCCCGATCCGAATGCACCGTTCCATCTATCACAGCATAGACCACGGCCCGTTCGACGATAGACGTCTTCATAACGACACTCCTTGTTATAAATTAAGTGAGAAAACGAGTTGGATAGGACCGCACTAGTCCAACTCCGAAGGCTGTGCTAGAGTAGTGGCAACAACCCGAGAGTCGACATGGTGAATCGGCCTTTATTGAAGGTGCAGCGACAACTCAATCGGTTCATCGACAGTCGCAAAGGCTTCTGGACGACGAACGCAACGTTTGTCGGAACAGATAGGTATTTGATGATTGGAGATCCGGCGAAGAAACTCTCAGCGATGTTGGCCAACTTGAAACGTCAGCATCGGTTCACACCGACACAAACCAAACAAGCTGATCGAATCACAGCCGCAATTGCTTCTTTATCTCGGCAGCCAGTTCGATCGAGGACACATCGCGCTGCGTCTTAACCACGAAATGATCCGCCCGTGATTTAATCCAACACGCCATCCCCGCATCAATCAATTGATCCAGACGAGCAAAGACATCGTCATAGACCAATTGAAACGCACGCGCAGAGACGTTTCCAGCATACAATTCGACCAGCACCACTTCTCGCACTGGTTTGACTGATATTTTAACTTGCTCCATCACACACCTCCCTCTGCCATCGGAACCATACGGTTCGACAGCTTCATGAAATGAATACACCTCACCCACTCCGATTCGAATGAATCGGCCAAATGTTCTAGAGCACCGAGCAACGAGGCGCACGCAACGATTTCCACGAATCACAACGATTCGTCAGAAACCAGCACGCAAACATGTAGAGAACACAACAACGGGGAATGAAAAGAATAGAAGGGTATAACGCTGGAAGGACGTTCGCTCGATTCAGGTCATCGTGAACGCATCAGAATGGTTGGAACTCAAGAAGAGGAGAGACATCCGCAGACAGACGAAACCATTCAGCAGAGATGAATGAGAAAAGGAGAATTCGGCGAGTAAACAGCCTACCAGAAATGAATGACTAACGGCATGATAGCCGGTCCACCACACAAGCGCAAGCTCCTCATCTGCAAAAGCTTAGGTTTGATCTGACAGACGATGTAAGAGCGCACGTATATCGACAGGCAAGTTCCGGCCAAGTGCGGAAGTTCGTCGCCGAGATCGCACCGCTGTAAAGCGGCCCCTTTGTACATCCGAGTTGATCTCGTTGATAGGCCACGCAAGTATTACGAAGCCCATGAGAGTTCACCAAATACTCGAACAGCCGCATAGGCTGGATACCTGCGCCAGAACGAAACACCCTCATCCTTCATAATTTCCAGAAAGAGAAGGTCAACGTCGGCACGGGATAGCGACTTTCTAATCGGGGGAGGAAGGCTCTCGTTTGATAGGGAAACAGGAACGCTTGGCTTGCCAGCATGGGAATACAGATAGTCGTGTACTAATGGTGCGGCCACTGAGAGTTCAAACGGAGCGAGCAACCACCAAAATGCGCGGGGTATGGAGGCGAGGTCGAACCTGAACCCTTCGGGAATGATCAGGGTACCCATTGATGTCGTAATCGGAAAATTCTTGCCGAGAATCCACACGTTCCCAGGCTCGTCACGGGATATGAGGGCTGGGTCAAGATAACGCCGATTACGCGGAACAACTGGAGTTTGACTCAGTGCGAGTGCGCGTTTCGTTCGGGCGAGTGCCCCAGGGACGTACCAGACAACCAATATGACAAGTAAATCGGAAACGACATGGAACGTCAGCACACGGACAAAGGAGTGAGGCTCTCCCTTCGATATGAATTGCCGAAGCACTACCGCTTCGGGCTCCTTGATAAGCCCGGCTCCTAAGTCAGAAGCAACCCTTATGTTTGCCAGTGACGCCAGATTCTCTCGTTGGTCTCGGACGTCAAGTAGAGCGTTCGCGTTTACTGCCGCGAACATGGCGAATGCGACGATCAGAATGATACGAACGCCGCTCGCCGCTGCCGTGGTGAAGGTGGAGGCGACATACGCCAATAGAGCACCAGATACTGAAATGTAGAACGACCATAAGGTGTGAAAGCCTGTAAAGCGATCGTTCAGAAGACCTAATAGAGTCTCGATTGTCATAGCGTGGCCTAACAATGTTTAGGCCTATCCGCATAAGAGCCGGATCTGCCATTTTCTATCCGCGCAACACACCTCCAACGATCGCGAACAATATCCCACAATCGACGGTGGTGCAAATGGCCGCTTTTCAATTCGGTGATCGACCGGTTTGGGGCGCGGACTGTCATCGGCCAAGTGCGGAAGTTCAGCGCCGAGATCGTCTCGCTGTAAAACGGTCCTCAGCTCTGTCGCGTTAACGTTGCGCTGAGGGGCGTAGTCCCCTCGATGCGCTGGTTAGGCATCAGTTGGCGGTGCAAGAAGGGCTCTCACAGTATGAAGTCCTCTTCCGGCGGTGTAACAGCAGGCACCTGTAGCCCCGGTATCGTGGGCACAATTCGTGTGTGAACATCACCCTGCAGCAGCGCACTGTGATCCTGATGTGTAACTCTTGACGTGGCCTTTCTAGTGTTTGCCGTCGAAATGACGCGAGTCATCACTAGCCAGTGAGACGCGAAACCAAAGAATCCAAGCAGTTCAACCGTAATAATGCCCACGTTCGGCAGGGAAAATATTTTCCCGAATACGAGGAAGGCAATATAGATGCCGATGCCCGATAGCATTGTCCCAAGGGAGGTCCACTTCGATACTTCTAATATGCGCAACTCCGAGCTATTCAGCCGACTCTTGAAACTGTTGCCGCCGCAGTACCAAACCGCGTACGCGGCCAGACAGAAGAGCAATGCTGCCGAAGGACCATGAAGTCCAGAAAGCAGTCCCGTTGTGTAATAGCGGTCGGCTGCGTCGTGTAGTTTCGGAAACGCAGCTACGCAAAGGGCGAAGAAGCCCGCGAGGTTGTGTATCCAGTTGTCTCTGTTGTCAAACCCTCTATAGGCAATCATTACACCGCCGACGAGGATTAGGAACCCCGTAAACATCGTACGGATAAGTCCAGGATGCTCCTCAAAGAAGTAGTAATGACTCAAGGTCGGCTGTATTTCTTGGTATTTAAAGAAAGCTAGCAGAATGATTGCCAGAGGCAGGGCAATCAGGGTGTATCCAGCCATTCTCCGAAGCCGCTGGTAGCTTTTTTGGACATGGGTCAATGGATTCATTCCGCTTCTCCGCAAGTGAAACTTCTGATGAACCCAAGCGTCCTACCAATGCGATAGGACTGCGCCATTTCGTCCGATGAGGCCTATGTATCTGATGCCTAACAATGTTTAGACGGATCCGCGCAAGAGCTGGCCCCGACCATTTCTATCCGCATAAGACGCTACTATGGTTCACGAACAATACACCATAATCGACTCTTGTTCAATGAGTTGCGACGGTGCAACCATTTATCACTAGTTCATGTGCGGATCGGCGTAAGATCTCCCCTCTGATAGCCGTCGGTCGTGAACTTCGGCTTTGGGTCGATGAGCGGTGTGGCTGAAGGGGTTTCGGGCCTGTGTCCGAGATGACAGTAGAGGCATGGAGTAGGTGATTTTGAAGAGGTTGCAGGAGGCTTGAGGCGATCTTTCGGTTGGAAGTGCTTCGTACCGCAAACCCGGTTTTCGGTTCCATTGATCCCCATCACCCTAAAACCGCGACTATTTCTGCCAATGGTACGGAGACACTGAGTACTCCGGACCCTTCCTTTAGCCCATTTTGTCCTCTGCTACACTTACTCTTGTGAGCAACCCGTCACGCCTATCGATACGTATTGCTTCTAGTTCCCTACCGAGAGTCGGGGCGGATGTCCCATCCTCTGATCCATGTCGACAAGCCAGGTATAGGATATGACTCCTCACGCTGCCCGATTGGCCTCTCCCAAGGCGAGTCCTCCAGAGGCTGCTCCAGCGGTGTGGGATGCGGATCTCCTCACGAACATCCAAGCACTCTATGACCAGGGCTTGTTCGTCCAAGCTCTAGCTACCGGGACTCCCCTGGGCCCCTTGCACACCTGGCCGGGCCCTGACGCTCGGATTCTCGCTGGGCGGCTGGCTTCGCAACTCTCTGCCGAACGAGTGAGTGCGGCGATCTTCCTCCGCCTGTGGAGAGCTCACCCCTCAAGTGCAGAAGCGGCGTATTTCCTGGCGCCGACCCTGATGGCACGGCGAGGACCCCTCGCGGCACTGGAGCTGTTCGAGCACAGCACTCTCATCGAGGCCGAGTCTTCGGTGCGCTGGGACGCGACGGCGTTCATGGCCTATCTGTACGCGCAGTACCGCGACTTCGAGCGAGCTGAACGTCTCATGGATACGGCCCTGAAGCACAGCGATACGTCTTGGATGTGGACCGAACGCGCCGTCATCTACGAACTCGAAGATCGATATGAAGAGGCGTTGGATGCTGCCCGGCGCGCCTATGCCCTCACACCGCATCTCCCCGCCGCCGTTCTGTGTCTGGCTCACGTCCTGACTCTTGTCGGGCTGGATGAGGATTCGATCGAGACCTTGCGCCGTGCGCTGATGACGATCGAGAGTCCTCGGATCGCGGCGTCCTTAACCGAGCTGCACATAGAACGGGGGCACTATACGAGTGCTCTCGACACACTCAACCGGTTCGAGCAATTGGCCGTGGTGAAGGACAAAGGGACCGTCGCGTGGCTCTCCGGTCGACGCAGTGACGTCTATCAATTACTGGGGGATCGGCGGGCCGCGCTGACGTATGCGCATCTTGCCAAGGTTCCTTTCTATGAAGAGGTCGCCAACAATCTCGATCGGGCGGAGTCGGCGATGAGGCGTGTACTATTGCCGGTCGGCTTCGTCCGTCAGCACCACATGACCTGTGCGCCCGCCACACTCGCCGCCATCAGTCGCTACTGGAAGAAGCCGGCGGATCACCTCACGGTGGCTGAAGCGATCTGTTATGACGGCACTCCGCACCATAGTGAACGCCACTGGGCCGTGACCAATGGATGGGTGGCCCGGGAATTCACGGTGACCTGGGACTCGGCATGTGCCCTAATTGATGCCGGGATTCCCTTTACCCTCACCACACCGTATCCGGGCGGATCCCACTTACAGGCCGTGATCGGCTATGACGCGCCACGCGGCGTGCTCCTTATTCGCGATCCCTATGAGCGCGTCTCCCGCGAGTTTGCGCAGATGTCGTTTTTTCGGACGCACGCGGCCACGGGACCGCGGGGGATGGCCCTGGTGCCCTATGAGGAACGAGAACGTCTTGACCTGCTTCTGCTCCCTGAGGCCGACCTGCATGATCTCCAGCATCAGGTTCAACAGGCACTCAGTCGGCATGATCGCGCCGTAGCCGTCGCGAGCTGCGAAGAACTCCTTCGTCGGGCACCGGAACATCGTATCACCCTTAATGTGCAGCGGAGCCTCGCGAACTATGACGGGCAGCCGGAGGAAGAACTTGAGCTGATTGAGCGGTTGCTCAAGCTCGCTCCCACAGAGATCAACCTGCGACTCTACAAATCGGAGCTTCTCCGGCGCGTCGCCGATCGGTCGACGTATCTGGCTTACCTCGAAGCACAAACTACCGGCTCCTCGCCCCATGCACTATTCACCCTCCGCTACGCCCAAGCGCTGCTCGACGATGGCCGGACCAGAGCCGAAGCCACCAGACTTGTCGAGGCCCTTCTCCGCAAATGGAATAGTGCGGAAGGCCTCAGCACGCTGGCTGATGCGCATTGGTACTCGGGAGGATACCCGAAGGCCGTGAATCTCTACCGATTAGCCGCGACGATGGAATCCACGTATGAGGGTCATGCCACCACGTACTTCCGCGCATCTCGGACCGTCAGAGAGGAAGAAACGGCTCTGACCTTCTTGCGCGATCGTGTTAGCCGTTATGGCACCTTGTCGCCTCAGCCGGCGATCACGCTGTTCCACTGTCTGTCAGATCTCCATCGGACGCAGGAGGCGATGGGCGTGCGAGATCAGGCACTCGACGCTCACCCAGAAGACGGCGCCTTGCTGTTAATGGCGGCTCGTTCAGCCCTCGACACCGGCGATAGCGCACAGGCTGGTTCCTTTCTCCAACGTGCGCGTGCCTGCTGCCGGCAGACAGAGTGGGTGCATACGGCGGCACAGATTCAAGAGCATCAAGGAGATCTTGCCGGCGCCCGCTCGCTCTGGAAAGAGTTGGTTACGAGCGAACCCTTCGATCTCAAGGCGCAACGAGCGCTGGTTCGTCTCACAGCTGACCTCGAAGGCCGTGCTACGGCGATTAGCTACTTACGGGCAGTCGTCAGCTGGTTTCCTCACCATCAGGGCTTGAACGAACTGCTCGCCGAATGGCTCGATGAGGCTCCCCTGAGTGAGCAGGAAGCTGCCCTGTGCCAACTGCTGACCATCAGTCCGACGAATGCCTGGGGACGGCGTCAACTCGCCATGACGCTGGCCCAGCAGGGTCGGTTTGATGAGGCCAGGGCGGAAAGCCAGCAAGCCTATGAACTCGCGCCGGATGTCGTGCCCTGGTACAGCACTCGCGGGTATATCGAACTACTCGCTGGACAACTCGTCGACGCTCAAGCCCATTTTCGCGCGGCGCTTCGTCGGTCTATCGATTCGGACTATGCCCTCACGAAACTGATCGAGGCCTGCAGTACGCGGGATGAGCGCCGTGACGCCTTACGGTTCGTTGTGGAGGAATTCACGCGGCAGGTCATCGTCGGGGACTCTCTCCTGACCTTCCAGCAGGCAGCCAGAGGGACCTTCGAACCCGACGAGCTCACGGAGATGCTCGAAGACGCGCGGCGCGTGCGGCCAGACCTCTGGCAAACCTGGGTGGCCTGTATCCGGCAGCATCTTGATCGGCAGCAGTACGATTCCGCGCACGATCTCTGCCTGCAGGCGATCGCTAAATTTCCTCTTCTTCCGCGAGTGCACGTCGAGCTCGCGGAGGTGGCTAAACGGATGGGTGATCGCCTGGCTGAGCGGACCGCCTTGCACGAGGCCTTGCGGCTCAATCCTGCCTGGGGCGCTGCGACCACGAAACTGGCAGAGTCGTTTGAGGCGGACGGGGATTTCAACGCGTCGCGAGCCTGCTTGGAGCGAGCGATTCGGCACGCGCCGACCGAGGGGGTGTTACATGGCTATCTGGGCTCCACCCTCTGGCGGCTCGAGGCCCGAGAAGAGGCCATCACGCATATCCAGCAGGCGGTCAGACTCTATATTGGATACGACTGGGCTTGGGATCGTTTGGGCGACTATTGCGCCACGGTCGAGCGCCCACACGTGCCGCTCGAGCTGGCGCGCGGTCTCGCCGCGGAACGCCCGGGAGAGCCCCTCGCATGGATGGCGGTGGCCCGGGTCACTGAGGATGTGGAGGAAAAGCTGGCGGCCCTCGAGCGAGCCATTCATCTCGCACCCTTCACGCTGGCGGCCCATCTCGTCAAGGTGGAGACCCTGATCGCGGAGCAACGCTATGAGGATGCACTCATGGCCTTACGCACGACGGCCTGGGGTGCTCGTCCCCCCGTGGCTCTGCGCATCAAGGAGCCGAGTGTGCTGGCGGCACGGGGAGATAAAGAGGCGGCGCTGGCTACACTCCAGGACATCTTGTGTGAAGAACCCGACTATGCGCCGGGCTGGGAAGTATTGGCTGATTGGCAAGCGGAACGGGAAGACTATCCCGCCTACCTCGAAGCGGCTCGCGCTCTGCATCGGCTCGATCCCGACAGTCCCTATGCCTTAGGCTATCTCGCACACGCCCTTCTGAATGCCGAACCGGAGACGGATGTCCGTCCCTATCTCCGGCGCGCGCTTCAGCTCAAGTCCGACTATGTGTACGGCGCGCAGCTGCTCTTCGACCTGGAGCTCCAAGCTAAAGCCTATGAGGCTGCCGACGCTGTATTGACAACGTTGCGGACGCACGTCAATTCCGCGGAAACGCGTCTCCGCGGTCTGCGCTTGGCGCTCGCTTGCGGCCAACGCGAAGAGATTTTCCAGGTGTTCGAGAACCTGTGGTCAACCGAGGACGACATCGAGATCTATCGCGAGGCGCTGGAGCTGTTGGACTCAGCGGGTTGGAGGCATGAAACGACGGCCGCGTTGGAGCGTCTTGTGCTGGAGCCGACGGTCAATCCCGTCGTCGGGACGCTCTGGGTGGAGCGACGCGATCTGATGTTGTTGACCCTGCAGCGGTTCCGTGGCTTTGACCGGGTACTTCACAATGGTGCGGCTGGGCAATTGGCAGCGCAAGCGATGCTGCAACGGTTCGCCGACAGCGACGCCTCGTCAGCGGTCCAGCGTCTGCTGCGGCACCACGGTTCCACACTGGCCCGTGATGAGACGACCCATGGACTGATGGCCTACGCCCTGATCATGACGAACGCGTCGCGTGATGTGGTGCAGTGGTTTGGAGACTGGCGGCAACGATCAGGGTCTCCTGCATGGGCATTCCTGAATCTCGCCTGTGCCTTTCGAGACATGGGACAGTATGAGGACGCCCATAATGTGAGCCGTCATGCCTTGAGCCTCAAGGAAGATCACACCTTTCCCGAGCACCGAACGTGGTTGGCCTATGACGCTGCGCGCGACGGAGACTACGGGCAAGCCCAAGCTCTCTTAGCACTGATCGAAGGGAAGTCGGTCAGTCGCTATTACCAGTTCGTCATCGCCGCCGCCCGCTTTCATCTGGTGGCCGGGACTCAGACGGGAAACGGACACAGGCGGGAGCTCAAGAGTGCCTATCGAGAGGTGCGGCGCGCATGGCGATGGCGCTACATCTCTCTGAAGGCCTTGCTCCAGATCCGATGGCACGCCTGCAAAACCTATCAACGTGTCCGTTTCCGCTAACATTCCCGCTGTCGGTGACCTTTTTGGAAGGAGGGCCCCCACCTCTCGGCGGTTCAATCTCTGCTTTGAACCCAGCCACATGAAGACAGGAAACGCCAAGGGGAAGGTTTACCAAGATTGCATCAGAGCTGATACTAGACTAGGCCTGAAATGCTCTAACATTTCGACAAATGTTTTTCGGATCTATGAATCTCTTCTCTCAGAAAGCCGTAACGGAAAGTTGACTCCATTCCAGCCCAAATCGCGAGAGGTACTTTCGCAGACAGTCAGCATCGTTGATGGCAATCACCCCATCTGCATTGGTCACAGCCTGGACTATCTTCTCGATAATGGAGTCACCAACGTTCACAAACCATTTGTCATACGTCGCAGAAATTTCCGATACCCGAAGATCAAGGATCAACCGATCGACGAAGTCGGAGTCACAATGGGAATAGCTAACGGATACCGTTTTCACATGCACGGTTCCCATGTGTTATCGCATGGAACTTTTCAATCAAACCGCTACATCGCTTTTAAACCGCATCGAACAGAAAATCCACAATAAGATTCCTGGGCCAACGTATCGATGGTATGGCGAATCCCCTTCACAGCCTCTCGCCTAAATCTGCGTCAGATCTGACAGACGAGGTAAGAGTGTCAACATATCCACCGGCAAGTCTCGGCCACAAGCGGAAGCTCAGCGCCTAGATCACACCGCCGTAAAGCGGTCCTCAGCCCTGCTGCATTAACGGTTGAAGTGAGGGGCAGGATCCAAGCGTAGCTTGCAGACGGTCCCCTCGACTGAGTTGTTAGAGCTCACGGTAGTGCCTCAAAGGAACTGACTAACATAAGACTTGACTCGATCTGCTGGATCATATGTCCGTATTTTGAGCATAGCCCCACTAACCGACGGCGTCTCAAAAATCACTTCACTGTAGCCTGGATCAATCGCCTCGACGATAGAGACAAAGGCTCTCTTGTTCGTGGAGGTCGTTTTCGACAACCCGCGTGCAGCTGCATATGCCAACAGGTCTGCTAAGTCCAAGGGTGACGGCTTCAAGCCATGGACGGCTTCAGGGACGAATTCGGCATCGTTGTGCTCTACCGGGAAAAAGCTCCGAAGGCTGTCTGCCTGCCGTTTCTTGTCAAAATGCGGAATCTTAGTCTTGTCTCCATCGACAAATGCCTTGACGTATGAAGGCGGGAGTATGTGCATCAATGGCGCACTGGCCGCTTGATAGCAGAACAACATTCTGTTTTTGAGATCACTTACATCCCACTTATCAACCCCCGTCCCGCCGTTTGATTCGAAGAGCAATACATCCGGCGCCTTTTGTGTGTCTAAGTAGCCAACCCATCCGCGTGCCCCCGCTACATAAGACGCGGTCATCAACTCATTCAAAAAACAAAGCACATGTTCAGTTGAAAACTTCGCAAACGCAGTCTTGGCTCGCGCGTCCTTGTTAAATATACTGCGACAATGAATTCTGACGTCGTCTGGCAGGCCGTAGCGCGTCTTCACTTCTTTAAGAGTTAATTCCACAGACGCAATGTTTTTTACGGGGACGATCACGAATCCATAAGTCACAATCTCGTGCGCATGGCTCTCATCCCCATACAGGAAGACCGTTTCTTCGACCGTGCTCATCTGCGGCCCGACGCTGTGGACTTATGATTGTCAGGAGACATACCGTAGAGCTAACCGGCGATGCGCTACATTATCGTGCAGCGTCCAGCGACCGAAAGGAGCGAGTTTGAGCGCCATGTTATGTTTTCCAGAAAAAGATTCCGTCAATAGGCATGCTTATCAGCACGGATTCAATCATGTGAACCAAGCCGGTGGCTTGATTGGTTAGCATTACCACGTCCTCTTTCTTTAAAAGGACCTTGTTGCCATCTTTGTCGTATCCGGCTCGATGCACACAATGGTGACGAACTAGAACTGCTTGAAAAAGCCATTTGACGTCACCAAAATCAATATTCAATACAGACTGATAAAGAGGCTTGACCTTTGCTATGTCGTGAAAAATTAATCCCTTGAGATATTCGCTTAGGTCGCCCTTTAGTTCTTCTCTCTTCGTGAAAATCTCTTGAACTGTGAATTTACGTTTGGCGAACTCAGGGTCATTTTCGACAAGCCGCCTCATGTGGTTCTCAGAGGAAAGTGCGTAGTGGATAAAAGTTGAGGAGAGGTATGCTTCAACGGTGGCAACTACGTGTCCGAAAAGCATGACTATCAAATTTTTCTCATGCCGTGGCATTACTGACTGTTTGAGGATTTCGAGAGTCGCTTCGATATTTTCATCAAATATTTCGAGACGACTTTTCCCTTCTACACCCCAGTCGTCTTCGTAATGATCGTAGTCGCGCGCTTGATGTTCTCGATCAAACTTCTCTGATAGTACATCCCACCCCTCGGTATCCTCATCTGCTTCTGAGTCATCTAGCCTTTCGCGTATCCACTTAGCCCTTTCTTCCCAGGCTTCATCCTCCATGCGCTCCATCCATCGTTGCTTCGCTAGGCCCACAGAAACCTCCGAGAAACATACCTATGTTTAGGCCGATCCGCGTAAGAGCCGGATCTGCCGCTTTCTGTCCGTATAACACGCCCCTTTTATTCGCGAACAATACGCCTTACCCATTATCGTTTCAATGAGTTGCGGCTACGGAACCATTTTTTACGGGTTCTTATGCGGATCGGCGTAAGCCCCCTCCTTCCAGTAGCGGTCGCTCGTGGACTTCTGCTTTGGGTCGGATGGCGGGGATCACAGAACGGCCAACTGCAGAAGTTTGGTACCGAGATCGCACCGCCGTCGTGCTGGAGCGTGTTGTTCGGATTCTTCTTGTCCCCAAGGGAGCAAAGGGTCAACCCATAATGGTATGCCGAGTTGTCACAGTGCCTCCCATCGAGGCACGGCTGCCTTCCAGCCCGTCGTCACTCTCATTTATGAATAACCGACAGAACATGTTGACGCGAATGACAAGGACAAATCGGCACACCGGGAGCAGTGGCGGTTGCTACAGTGTCTCCCGCAGGTCGATTACGTGGAGATCGAGTGCCCGGAGATCGTCGGCGTTGATGGCAACATCCGTCGGTATGCAGAGGAAAAGACGATCGCGGGCGCGGCTCATGGCGACGTAGGTGAGGCGTTTCTCCTCATCTGCCGGGGCGGTCGAGGGTTGTGTGATATGCCGGACGCGGGCAGCATCCTCGAAATACACAGCGATGTTGTCCCCCTCGCTCCCTTTCGCCTGGTGAATGGTCCGCACATGACGCACCTCTTCTTGCAAACGAACCGATTCTGAGAGGTG harbors:
- a CDS encoding DUF1353 domain-containing protein, producing the protein MTIETLLGLLNDRFTGFHTLWSFYISVSGALLAYVASTFTTAAASGVRIILIVAFAMFAAVNANALLDVRDQRENLASLANIRVASDLGAGLIKEPEAVVLRQFISKGEPHSFVRVLTFHVVSDLLVILVVWYVPGALARTKRALALSQTPVVPRNRRYLDPALISRDEPGNVWILGKNFPITTSMGTLIIPEGFRFDLASIPRAFWWLLAPFELSVAAPLVHDYLYSHAGKPSVPVSLSNESLPPPIRKSLSRADVDLLFLEIMKDEGVSFWRRYPAYAAVRVFGELSWAS
- a CDS encoding tetratricopeptide repeat protein yields the protein MTPHAARLASPKASPPEAAPAVWDADLLTNIQALYDQGLFVQALATGTPLGPLHTWPGPDARILAGRLASQLSAERVSAAIFLRLWRAHPSSAEAAYFLAPTLMARRGPLAALELFEHSTLIEAESSVRWDATAFMAYLYAQYRDFERAERLMDTALKHSDTSWMWTERAVIYELEDRYEEALDAARRAYALTPHLPAAVLCLAHVLTLVGLDEDSIETLRRALMTIESPRIAASLTELHIERGHYTSALDTLNRFEQLAVVKDKGTVAWLSGRRSDVYQLLGDRRAALTYAHLAKVPFYEEVANNLDRAESAMRRVLLPVGFVRQHHMTCAPATLAAISRYWKKPADHLTVAEAICYDGTPHHSERHWAVTNGWVAREFTVTWDSACALIDAGIPFTLTTPYPGGSHLQAVIGYDAPRGVLLIRDPYERVSREFAQMSFFRTHAATGPRGMALVPYEERERLDLLLLPEADLHDLQHQVQQALSRHDRAVAVASCEELLRRAPEHRITLNVQRSLANYDGQPEEELELIERLLKLAPTEINLRLYKSELLRRVADRSTYLAYLEAQTTGSSPHALFTLRYAQALLDDGRTRAEATRLVEALLRKWNSAEGLSTLADAHWYSGGYPKAVNLYRLAATMESTYEGHATTYFRASRTVREEETALTFLRDRVSRYGTLSPQPAITLFHCLSDLHRTQEAMGVRDQALDAHPEDGALLLMAARSALDTGDSAQAGSFLQRARACCRQTEWVHTAAQIQEHQGDLAGARSLWKELVTSEPFDLKAQRALVRLTADLEGRATAISYLRAVVSWFPHHQGLNELLAEWLDEAPLSEQEAALCQLLTISPTNAWGRRQLAMTLAQQGRFDEARAESQQAYELAPDVVPWYSTRGYIELLAGQLVDAQAHFRAALRRSIDSDYALTKLIEACSTRDERRDALRFVVEEFTRQVIVGDSLLTFQQAARGTFEPDELTEMLEDARRVRPDLWQTWVACIRQHLDRQQYDSAHDLCLQAIAKFPLLPRVHVELAEVAKRMGDRLAERTALHEALRLNPAWGAATTKLAESFEADGDFNASRACLERAIRHAPTEGVLHGYLGSTLWRLEAREEAITHIQQAVRLYIGYDWAWDRLGDYCATVERPHVPLELARGLAAERPGEPLAWMAVARVTEDVEEKLAALERAIHLAPFTLAAHLVKVETLIAEQRYEDALMALRTTAWGARPPVALRIKEPSVLAARGDKEAALATLQDILCEEPDYAPGWEVLADWQAEREDYPAYLEAARALHRLDPDSPYALGYLAHALLNAEPETDVRPYLRRALQLKSDYVYGAQLLFDLELQAKAYEAADAVLTTLRTHVNSAETRLRGLRLALACGQREEIFQVFENLWSTEDDIEIYREALELLDSAGWRHETTAALERLVLEPTVNPVVGTLWVERRDLMLLTLQRFRGFDRVLHNGAAGQLAAQAMLQRFADSDASSAVQRLLRHHGSTLARDETTHGLMAYALIMTNASRDVVQWFGDWRQRSGSPAWAFLNLACAFRDMGQYEDAHNVSRHALSLKEDHTFPEHRTWLAYDAARDGDYGQAQALLALIEGKSVSRYYQFVIAAARFHLVAGTQTGNGHRRELKSAYREVRRAWRWRYISLKALLQIRWHACKTYQRVRFR
- a CDS encoding TIR domain-containing protein, yielding MGTVHVKTVSVSYSHCDSDFVDRLILDLRVSEISATYDKWFVNVGDSIIEKIVQAVTNADGVIAINDADCLRKYLSRFGLEWSQLSVTAF